Proteins from a single region of Ananas comosus cultivar F153 linkage group 3, ASM154086v1, whole genome shotgun sequence:
- the LOC109707152 gene encoding probable acetyltransferase NATA1-like, with amino-acid sequence MSAAAAAGDTSGSVWAELRLADAGDVPHIHRLIRQMAEFERLTHLFSATEASLASSLFPSPSPPPPFLSFTVLILDLLPHPPSSPSNPSNPSPFPPISRRIDLPSPVPDPDAAAFASSRGGGGVVAGFLLCFPNYSTFLAKPGIYVEDIFVRAPWRRRGLGRMMLAAVAAQAARMGMGRVEWCVLDWNAAAIDFYKQMGADVLPMWRICRLAGPALDAYAYAEAEEEEQPQQEN; translated from the coding sequence atgtccgccgcggccgccgccggcgaTACCTCCGGCTCCGTGTGGGCGGAGCTGCGGCTGGCGGACGCGGGAGACGTGCCGCACATCCACCGGCTGATCCGGCAGATGGCGGAGTTCGAGCGGCTGACCCACCTCTTCTCCGCCACCGAAGCCTCCCTCGCCTCCTCGctcttcccctccccctccccaccCCCTCCTTTCCTCTCCTTTACCGTCCTCATCCTCGACCTCCTCCCCCACCCCCCCTCAAGCCCCTCAAACCCCTCAAACCCCTCCCCATTCCCCCCCATCTCCCGCCGCATCGACCTCCCCTCCCCCGTCCCCGACCCCGATGCCGCCGCGTTCGCCTCCtctcgcggcggcggcggcgtcgtcgccgggtTCCTCCTCTGCTTCCCCAACTACTCCACCTTCCTCGCCAAGCCCGGGATCTACGTCGAGGACATCTTCGTGCGCGCGccgtggcggcggcggggccTCGGCCGCATGATgctcgccgccgtcgccgcccagGCCGCGCGGATGGGCATGGGCCGCGTCGAGTGGTGCGTGCTCGACTGGAACGCCGCCGCCATCGACTTCTACAAGCAGATGGGCGCCGACGTCCTCCCCATGTGGCGGATCTGCCGCCTCGCCGGCCCAGCTCTCGACGCCTACGCCTACGCCGAGGCCGAGGAAGAAGAACAACCCCAACAAGAGAACTAA
- the LOC109707424 gene encoding protein LYK5-like gives MLLTYLIIPFSILQCVSSKQIYDPKPCAYNGLSPVSRYTCNSSKSCETYIVYRSQQGFETVREISALFGVNQDQILLDNNITDPTKILETNCEVLIRVECHCLGSFFQSNASYSILKGGTYKIIACDIFEGLVKEQTLAKENSFDAANLKVGAKLAVPLTCACLDLNDTRDGFQYLLTYPIFETDDTDLLAEKFGVSPVDIQVQNSLDPNLTIYASTTILIPLRSVSSINFTIIDSSSRYHDPIPMNSTKQFEEKDSKKYLVAIILGIGALSLFLAIVVFGLYYRGKHKWINKLDLLSSNQSSTPSCLSPDLVAGVAKYSLISYSFGELTEATKGFSEETELGAYVHKGRIGDRDVVVKKMSSFDAQRIISVYSKINHTNIISLQGVCYGVTDPSSPTSLSTSSYLVFEFARNGSLRDCLRSHSEVLPWDRRIQIAFDVATALHYIHHCTVTSYIHMNISSENILITKDWRAKIANLGVGTSDGSVSTKVDVFGFGLVLLELLCSEEVGDGIHVREKLRVLNEKGSDQNGCFEELREFMDQSLEDYPIEEALCMVVLAMACLEDETTNRPSMHDILKIIARIAR, from the coding sequence ATGCTTCTAACTTATCTTATCATCCCCTTCTCAATTTTACAGTGTGTTTCTTCGAAGCAAATCTATGATCCGAAACCATGCGCATACAATGGATTATCCCCCGTCTCCCGTTACACTTGCAatagctccaagtcatgcgaaACATACATAGTCTACAGATCACAACAAGGTTTCGAGACAGTAAGGGAGATCTCCGCGCTATTCGGGGTGAACCAAGATCAAATACTCCTTGATAACAACATCACCGACCCGACCAAGATCCTCGAGACGAACTGCGAGGTCCTAATTCGTGTCGAATGCCATTGTTTGGGCAGTTTCTTTCAATCCAATGCAAGCTACTCGATCCTGAAAGGTGGGACTTACAAGATTATTGCTTGTGATATATTTGAAGGCTTGGTCAAGGAACAAACTCTTGCTAAGGAGAACTCATTTGATGCAGCAAATCTTAAGGTAGGTGCGAAGTTAGCAGTGCCTCTTACGTGCGCTTGTCTCGATTTAAATGATACTAGGGATGGGTTTCAATACCTTTTAACATACCCGATCTTCGAGACTGATGACACAGATTTGTTGGCCGAAAAATTTGGTGTCTCCCCTGTTGATATACAGGTACAGAATAGCTTAGATCCTAACCTGACCATTTATGCTTCTACCACAATCTTAATTCCCCTTCGTTCGGTTTCTTCGATAAATTTCACCATTATAGATTCAAGTAGCAGATACCATGATCCTATTCCGATGAATTCTACCAAACAATTTGAGGAAAAGGATAGCAAGAAGTACTTAGTTGCGATTATCCTCGGAATAGGGGCTTTGTCTTTATTTCTAGCAATAGTAGTATTTGGGTTATATTACAGGGGAAAGCATAAATGGATTAACAAGCTTGATTTATTATCATCTAATCAGAGCTCGACGCCATCGTGCTTGTCGCCTGATTTGGTCGCAGGCGTGGCCAAGTACTCTTTGATCAGCTATAGCTTTGGTGAGCTAACTGAAGCTACTAAGGGTTTCAGCGAAGAAACCGAGTTGGGCGCATATGTTCATAAGGGAAGGATTGGAGATAGAGATGTTGTGGTTAAAAAGATGAGCTCTTTTGATGCTCAGAGAATCATTAGTGTGTACTCCAAGATCAACCACACTAATATCATAAGTTTGCAAGGTGTTTGTTATGGAGTAACCGATCCATCGTCGCCTACTTCCTTGTCGACGTCATCGTACCTCGTGTTTGAGTTTGCGAGAAACGGAAGCTTGAGGGACTGTTTGAGAAGCCATTCAGAAGTGCTTCCCTGGGACAGGAGAATTCAGATAGCTTTCGACGTCGCCACGGCGCTTCATTACATTCACCACTGCACTGTTACATCTTACATCCACATGAACATAAGCAGCGAAAACATACTGATCACTAAAGATTGGAGGGCTAAGATTGCAAATTTGGGGGTTGGCACTTCCGACGGTTCCGTTTCGACGAAGGTAGATGTGTTTGGCTTTGGCTTAGTATTGCTAGAACTCCTATGCAGTGAAGAGGTAGGAGATGGCATCCATGTAAGGGAGAAGCTGAGGGTTTTGAATGAGAAAGGAAGTGATCAGAATGGTTGTTTTGAGGAGTTGAGAGAGTTCATGGACCAGTCTCTTGAAGATTATCCAATTGAAGAAGCACTTTGCATGGTTGTGTTGGCCATGGCATGTCTAGAGGACGAGACGACAAATCGGCCGTCGATGCATGACATCTTGAAGATAATCGCGAGGATAGCAAGATga